ATCTTTGCCCGTGATAAATAGACAAGCTGTAGAATGGACTATTTTAATGGGTTTGGCTTTGGATGGAAAAATTGCTGAATTTTCTAAATTTGATCGTAAAAATTATTTTTATCCTGATTTGCCAAAAGGCTATCAGATTTCACAATACGATTTTCCATTTGTGCAAAATGGATATTTAATTATCCCTGATTTGAATAAAAAAATTCGAATCAATCGGATTCATTTGGAAGAGGATGCGGCGAAATTACAACATTCTCAAAATAAAAAATATAGTTTAGTGGATTTTAATCGATCTAGTACGCCATTAATGGAAGTTGTTACTGAGCCAGATTTTAGAACTTCACAAGAAGCAAAAAATTTTTTGCAAGAATTGAGACTAATTGCGCGTTATCAAGAAATTTCAGATGCTGATATGGAAAAAGGACATTTGCGATGTGATGCCAATATTTCATTGATGCCTTTGAAAGAATTGGATGGTATAAATGATTTTGACGCGAAAAAATTTTTAGATAAACTTTATCCGAAAACCGAAATAAAAAATTTAAATTCTTTTAAGGCAGTTGAGAAAGCATTGGAATATGAAATACGAAGACAAACAAAATTATGGGAGCAAAAGAATCCTCCCAAAGAACAAACAACGCGTGGTTGGGATGAAAACAAAGAAATTACAGTAGAACAACGGACAAAAGAGGAAGCACATGATTATCGTTATTTTCCAGAACCGGATTTACCTCCGTTATACATTAAAGAAAAAAAAGATGATACAAATGATTCATCAAAAATAATTTTAGAACAAATACGATTACAATTAAAAGAATTACCGCAACAAAAAAGAATAAGATTTATGGAAGAATATGGATTTACTTTAGATGAAGTAAAAATTTTGACAGAAAATTGCGCCTTATCTTATTACACCGAACAAGTGATTTCTGAATTAAGAGAATGGTTTTTTTCTTTTGATAAAATTCAAGAAAAACAAAGAGAAAAAGTATGGCAGGAAAATAAAGAAAAATTGCATAAATTAGCGGCAAGTTGGCTAATAAATCGTTTGGCAAAATATTTATCCAATACGAAAATTAAAATTCCTATTTGTCTTTCTAAAAACGATTTAGAATTTTGGAAAAAACAATCATTAAAAATTTCTCCGGAAAATTTTGCCGAGTTATTATGTTTAATTTATAAAAATAAAATTAATCAAATTAATGCGCAAAAAGTTTTAGAAAAAATGTTTAAAACAGGTGCTGATCCATCAGACATTATGCGAGAACAAGGATTGGAACAGGTGAGTGATGAGATAGAATTAGAAAATTTAGTTAAGAAAGTAATTGAAAATAATTTGGAAATTGTTAAGGAATATAAAAATGGCAAAGAAAGTGTTTTACAATTTTTAATTGGGCAAGCAATGAAAGAATCAAAAGGCAAAGCCAATCCGCAGATTATAATGGAAATTTTGAAGAAGATAATAATATTATAAAAAATTTGCAATTAATTTTTCAGATTGTTTTTGATTGGAAATCCAATTAATTCGATCGTCTTTTTTAAACCATGTCATTTGACGACGAGCATAGCGACGTGTATCGCGTTTAATTAATTCAATTGTCTCATCTAAATTTATTTCATTTCGTAAATACATACCCATTTGTTTATAACCAATTCCGCTCATACTTTGTAAATTCCAATTATATTTTTTTGCTAATTCAGTAACTTCTTTTATTAATCCATCTTTAATCATTTGATCAACTCTTTGATTAATTTTTTCTAATAATTTTTTTCGATTAGTTTTTATACCTAATTGTAAAACTCTAAATAAGGGTTTATTTTTTTGTCTTTGTTGAGAAAAAAGTTTTCCTTTAGATAAGCAAACTTCCAAAGCTCTAATAATTCGACGAGCATTATTTTTTTGGACAAATTTTTCAGTTTCAGGATCTAATTTTAATAATTTTTGATAAACTTTTTCTATACCATATTTTTTAATTTCATTTTCTATTTTTTCTCTTAATTTCGTATTTGGCGGAACTTTAGGAATTTGAAAATTATTAATAATACTAGAAATATAAAGTCCAGTGCCACCAACTAGAAATGGTATTTTGCCTTGTTTTTGGATATTTTTAATAATTTTAATTGTCATTTTTTTATATTTAGCCAAACTAAATTCTTTATTAGGATTAATAATGTCAATCATATAATGTGGAATGTTGTTGATTATTTGAACTTTGTTGTTTAAACTTTTTACTTTTAATTCTTTGACTTCATTTAGACTAAGTTTTTTATTTTTAATTTTATTGGTTCCAATATTCATTTTTTTATAAATTTGTCGCGAATCTGCTGAGACAATCTCGCCATTAAATTTTTTGGCCAATTTTAAAGCTAACTCGCTTTTACCAGAAGCAGTAGGGCCTAAAATAACAATTAATTGTGGTTTTTTTCTTAACATATTTTTGTATTTAAAATTATATTGTTATTTTATTACATTTTAATTTAAAAATCTAATTAAAAGACTGACTGTGGGCGATTACATGGAATCGGCCTACAGGATTTTCCATTGAATTTTTTTACCATTTTGTAGGGGCGGGTTTTATGCCCGCCCTTTTTTTAGAGACCCTACGTAAAATTGTGTCTGATATAATAAAAATTATTATTGACGTATCCGTAGGGGCGTACCCTTGCGTACGCCCAGAAATAAAAAACAAATAATTTAATTTAATGGGAAATTTTGTAGGGGCGTATTACAATACGCCCCTACAAAATGCAAATTGTTATGCAATACAATTCCGAAATTTTTTTCCTTTTCTTCCTTGCTTCTTTTCTTTTGCTTCTTCTTTTTAGCTAATTTTAGCTACTAGTCCATAGACTGTTCTATGGACTAAGAAATTTTATTCCATTCTAAATTCTATTTTTTATTTTTTGTAGAACATCCTAATTGTAGAGTAGTGGGGTAGATGAGAGCCTCTGCTCTCATCTTTTCAGAAATTAAGAAACCCTCTAAATCTCCCTTGTCAGGGAGACTTTTTAGTAAATATAAAATGCTAAATTGTGTTAAATTATGTTGACAATTATGTTAAATTGTGTTTGTAGTTTTTATTATTTTAGATTAAAATATAAATGACTTGTGCGTATTTTTTCATTTTAAACGCACCAAACTAAAGTCAAAAGGAGGTGACAAAGAAATGAAAAGGGTAATAATGACAATAGTCGTAATAATACTATCTGCTCAGGCAAGAGCAGACAGTATGTTATTTACGACTGACTGGGTAAGTGGAACCCAGTCGGTTTCCGGTGGCGGTATAGAGTTTAATTGTACCGTCACTGTCGACCCCAGCTCCACGGAAGGATGCTGGGGTGTGGATTTTTATGGGAGTTTTGAAGGGCTAACAAACCTTCAATTTCCCATATCAGCGTTTTGCGTTCAGAGCAAAACGCTTTTCGGGATTGGGAATTTATGGGTCCCACCCGGAAATTCTTTCACATTTTCGTACGAGATGCCTAACTCGTATGAGGCCGTAAGAGGGACCGCCACCTCTTACGCATATGTTCCTGTTCCTATAGGCTTTACTCCTGGGTTAATAGACCTAGGGGTTGAGGACTCAGATTCTATTTGGGTCCCTCGATTGCGACCTGTTGGGCAACCACCTAGTGGCAATGCTGTTCCCGAGCCATGTACAATGGCTCTACTGGGAATAGGCACGGTTGGCTTAGTGGGTCTTAGACAAAAAGGGGGCAGGATAGGCGCTAAATAAAAAAACCTCACCATATGTGAGGCAAAGGAGGTGATTTTTATTTAAAAAAAGAAGAAAAAATACACGTAGAGAGAAATTCTCCCCAATCTCTACGTGTATTAAATTAATAATTAGGAAAAAAAATCTTCTTCTTTTATATCTGTTACTTTTTGTTCTACTGGATCTATATCTGTTACTTTTTGTTTTAAAGAATCTATATTTTTAAGAATTTCCTCTAAATTTTTTGCTAAATCATTTAACTCACTCCCACTAAGAGTTTTAAGATTTTCAAGAGTAAATTCATTTTTTTTAATAAAATCTTTAATTATTTTATTAAAATCTTTAGTGTCAACAATATTATTTTGTTCCCATAAAAGATTGTAACGTTGTCTTTGTTGTTCCTCTTCAGTCATATAAAATATTTTTTTAAAAATAAAATTATTTTAATAATAACAATTTTTTAAAAAAAGTCAAGTTAATTTTTGTTTATTATCTCATTTAAAATTTTCCATCTTTTCTTTTTTTCTTCTTTAGAAACATCATTTTTTAATTTAAAGGCGACGGTTTCTGCACGAGGGGAATATTGAGAAATAAAGGCTTTGTTAAATTTTATTTTTTTACATAATTTAACAGTGTTTTCAAATTGTTTTTTTGTTTCTCCAGGAAAACCAACAATAATATCAGTGGAAATAAAAATTTTTGGTATTTTTTTACGAATTTTTTGAACAAGATTTAAATAATTTTTAACTGTATATTTTCGATTCATTTTTTTAAGAATTTCATTATCGCCTGATTGGACTGGTAAATGGAGTTCTTTTTTTATTTTTTCGCATTTTGCCATTGTGTTAATCAGTTCATTAGACATATCTTTTGGATGAGAAGTCATAAAAGAAATTTTAAAATCACCAGAAATTTCATTAATCATTTTTAACAAAGAAGGAAAATTTATAAATTTTGATTTTTTAGATGTAGTTTTGACATTTGACATTTGACATTTGACATTTGACTTGTAGCTATTTACATTTTGTCCCAGCAAAATAATCTCTTTGCGTTCTTTTTTAATTAAATTTTTTATCTCTTTTAAAATTTCTTCTGAAGACCGTGAAATTTCTCGTCCGCGAGTGTATGGAACAATGCAATATGAACAAAAATTATTACATCCCGTCATAATCGGAACATAAGCAATAGTTTTATTGGAATAGCTTGGTTTAATATGAAAATAATTAGCGGAATTTATTTTTCCAAAAGGATTAAGGGATTCTTTGACTTTGTTTGATGGACTATCGGACTTCGTTTGAAATGACAAAAGAATTGATTTTAGTTGTGATAATTCTCGTATGTCAAAAATTAAATCCACTTTATTTTTAAATTTTTTTTTGTCTTTTTTTAAAATACAACCAGTAAGCGCAATAATTAAAGATGGGTTTTTCTTTTTTAATTTAGCAAAATTTTTCTCTTGTCCAAAAATTCGATCAATTGCTTTTTGTTTAACAGAACAGCAGTTAATCAATATTAAATTAGCTTTATTTTCATCTAAAGTAGGCTGATATTTCATTTTTTCTAAAACAGTTGTAATTCGTTCGGAGTCAGAAATATTCATCTGACATCCAAATGTGATAATTTTATAAAACATAAATAAAATTTATTGAATTATTATTTCTATATGGTTTTTAATTTTTGGAATTCTTTTTACCCAAAAAGGAGAAAATTTTATTTCTGTTTTTTTAATTCCTTGAAATTGACTAAAATATTCCTCTATTTCTATTTTTTTTAAACCAATTAATTTGTTTTTATTTAAAATTTCTGATTCTGAATTTAAAGTAGATATTCCTTCTAAATGAACTTTAATCAAAGCTTCTTTGGTTTTAGAATTATATTGTTCAACTGAATAAGTAAAATTTTGTAAAGGATTAACTAATTTTTGATAAGTATAAATTTTTTCTAAAAGTTTAGTTTTAGCTTTTGCTAGTAATTTTTCTTTATCAAAAATAATTGCGGTAATTTTTAATTTAATTCCTAAATTAAATTCATCTTTTTGTTCTCCAATTTCAACATCTTTTTTTGTTTCTATAATTTCAGAAACAAAAAGACAGGGGATTAAATGATTTTTTTCATTTTCTAGCGCAAATGGTTCATCAATTGCTTTTTGAATTTTTTGTAAAATTCTTTTTTTTAATTCATCCGTGGCATTTTTAATATTTTCTTTGGTAACAATTTTATTTTTTTTAATACTTTTTTTTATTGGTTTATTGCTTTGAGCATAAATTTGATCTTGTATTTGTTTAGGAAGTCCGGGAATAATAAAATGAATTTCTGATTGAGAAATTTCACTTTCTTTTCCTGGTTGATCAGCATAAATTTCAACTTCAATTTTTCCATTAGAAGGAACATATGCATCGTTTTTAATACGATATAAAATATTATCTGGAGAAAGAAGGCGAGTTGTAGCAATTAAACGGCGATCAATGGAAGTTTGGTTAAAAATTGTTGCTTTTCCAATAGCTCGTGTTTCTATTTCTGTGTTAGTTTCTTGAGAAGGGAAAGTGTCTTGTTCTTCTTCAAAAGTTTCAGAAAAATTAACTAAAAACTCATTTGAATTTTTAGAATCAATAATTTCTTTTGCCAAAATAGTAAAATCTATTTCATTTTTTTGAGAATCAGGATAAATAAAAATCATTGCTTTTGTAAAAGAAAAATAAATAATAACTAAAATTAAAAGAGTTGTGAATGCGATAAAAGAAATACTTATTTTTTTAAGAAGCTGATCCATATAATGAAAAATGAAAATTAATAATCAGATATTATCATACTTTTTCTCATATTTCAAATTATGTCAAAGTAATGTCAAAGCAATTTAGAAATGTCATACCTTGATAAATTAATTAAGTTAAAAGTTGAAAGTTAAATGTTATAATTTCTTAAGAATAATTAGAAAATTTTGATTTGACATTTTTTAAATCCGTGTTTTAATTAAAATTAATTTTAAACAGATAAAATTGATTTAATAATACGAAAACAGTTCGTATATAAACGAGTTAGACGAAATAATTTTTTTATCTCAATAATATGGAAACAATTTTTGACGAAATTTTTAAAGCGCTTGGGTACTTGTTTATAGCGGGTATAGTTTACTTTGCATGGAAAACAGCAAACGACAACGCAACGGGCGGTAAATATAAAACTGTTTTATGGAAAGGTTTTTTATGGTGCGCTGGCATAGCTTTATTTGCAAGCATAACCTTGGGAAATCCTACTTGCGAAGAACGCTCTGATCCTGTTTATGGTGGTTGTGAGCAATATGCTGATGATGGTTATGAACCAACTACTGAACAGAGAGCGGCAAAATTTGCTTATTTCATGACATTGCTATATATACCGGTAGTAATTGGCGCTTTAAAAAAGAGATAAAAAAAATTACATCGTCTAACACGGCATATCTGCAAGAGCTAAAGCCACATTTCGCCACTCTAATTAAAATAATAATGGATGTGGCGAAACGTCAGATACGCCGAAACGTTATGTAAAATAGCCAGAAATTTTTTTTATTTTTATTTATCTCGTTAAAAAATCTTACCTTGCTTACTTTTTCTAATAAGGTTTATTTATCGGCAAATTTAGATTGCCGATTTTTTTTATTTTTGCTATAATCCACTTTGGATTACGAAATGTAATTTAAGAAAGCGCCAAATGCAAAATTATAAATCCTAATCCGCTAGCTGGCGGACTTAAAAAAGTTGAAAGTTAAAAGTTAAAAGTTAAAAGTTATTGTATTCGTTTTGCTCATAAATAATAATAAAATTATTTGGTGCGAAGTAACACCTTAATTAAAAATTTATAATTTCTTGCAAAGTATCTATTTTATTTATAATTTATAATTTAAAATTTATAATTTCTTATGTATTCTCATCAAAAAATTGAAAAAAAGTGGCAGGAGATTTGGGAGAAAAACCAATCTCATAAAACAAAAAGCGCTTCAAAAAAGAAAAAATTTTTTTGTCTTGATATGTTTCCCTATCCTTCTGGCGAGGGATTACATGTGGGACATTTGCGAGGATATTCTTATTCAGACGCAATTGCCAGAAAGAAAAAAATGGAAGGGTATAATGTCCTGCATCCAATGGGCTGGGACGCTTTTGGTTTACCAGCTGAAAATTTTGCTTTAAAACATGGGGTTCATCCTATTGAAAGTACTAAAAAAAATATAGCTAATATTAAAAAACAACTTGAAGCTTCGGGATTTATGTATGATTGGACACGAGAAATTAATTCTTCTTCTTTAGAATATTATCAATGGACGCAATGGTTATTTTTACAATTATACAAAAATGGATTAGCTTACAGAAAAGAAGCACCAGTCAATTTTTGTCCTTCTTGTGAAGCCAGCTTAGCTAATGAAGAAGTGGTGGATGGGAAATGTGAACGATGTGGAACATTGACAATTAAAAAAAATTTAAAACAATGGTTTTTTAAAATTACAAAATATGCTGATCAATTAGTTGATGATTTAAAAGTTTTGGATTGGCCGGAAAAAGTTAAAACAATGCAAAAAAATTGGATTGGCCGTAGTTTTGGAACAGAATTTTTTATGGAGATTTTACATGGAGAAAAGGGTGTAATGGAATCAGAAAATATTGATAAATTTACTCAACAACGATTAAAAATTAATTTAAATGAAACAGTAAAAATAAAGGTTTATACAACTCGCATTGATACTATTTTTGGAATTACTTATGTTGTTTTGGCGCCAGAACATCCTTTGGTTCCTTATTTAACTACTCAAGAATATAAAGATGATATAGAAAAATATGTAGAAAAAACGAGAGATGCTTCAGAAATTGAAAGAACTTCACAAGAAAAAGAAAAAACTGGCGTTTTTACTGGTTCCTATGCGACGAATCCTGTTAATGGCGCCAAGGTTCCGATTTGGATTGCTGATTATGTTTTGTTTGAATATGGCACTGGCGCGATTATGGCTGTGCCAGCTCATGATGAACGAGATTTTATTTTTGCTAAAAAATATGACTTGGAAATTATTGAGGTAATAAAATCAGAGGATAAACAATCTTCTATTGAAAATTGCGCTTTTATTGATGATGGAATTTTAATAAGCTCGGGAGAATTTGATCAATTGTCATCGGTTGTAGCGCGAGAAAAAATTACTCAATGGTTAGAAAATCAGGGTTTGGGATTTGGAACAAAAAAATATAAAATCAGGGATTGGCTTATTTCTCGACAACGATATTGGGGAGCACC
The genomic region above belongs to Candidatus Kuenenbacteria bacterium HGW-Kuenenbacteria-1 and contains:
- the miaB gene encoding tRNA (N6-isopentenyl adenosine(37)-C2)-methylthiotransferase MiaB produces the protein MFYKIITFGCQMNISDSERITTVLEKMKYQPTLDENKANLILINCCSVKQKAIDRIFGQEKNFAKLKKKNPSLIIALTGCILKKDKKKFKNKVDLIFDIRELSQLKSILLSFQTKSDSPSNKVKESLNPFGKINSANYFHIKPSYSNKTIAYVPIMTGCNNFCSYCIVPYTRGREISRSSEEILKEIKNLIKKERKEIILLGQNVNSYKSNVKCQMSNVKTTSKKSKFINFPSLLKMINEISGDFKISFMTSHPKDMSNELINTMAKCEKIKKELHLPVQSGDNEILKKMNRKYTVKNYLNLVQKIRKKIPKIFISTDIIVGFPGETKKQFENTVKLCKKIKFNKAFISQYSPRAETVAFKLKNDVSKEEKKKRWKILNEIINKN
- a CDS encoding tRNA (adenosine(37)-N6)-dimethylallyltransferase MiaA, whose amino-acid sequence is MLRKKPQLIVILGPTASGKSELALKLAKKFNGEIVSADSRQIYKKMNIGTNKIKNKKLSLNEVKELKVKSLNNKVQIINNIPHYMIDIINPNKEFSLAKYKKMTIKIIKNIQKQGKIPFLVGGTGLYISSIINNFQIPKVPPNTKLREKIENEIKKYGIEKVYQKLLKLDPETEKFVQKNNARRIIRALEVCLSKGKLFSQQRQKNKPLFRVLQLGIKTNRKKLLEKINQRVDQMIKDGLIKEVTELAKKYNWNLQSMSGIGYKQMGMYLRNEINLDETIELIKRDTRRYARRQMTWFKKDDRINWISNQKQSEKLIANFL
- a CDS encoding Asp-tRNA(Asn)/Glu-tRNA(Gln) amidotransferase subunit GatB, with amino-acid sequence MYLPIIGLEIHIQLKTKSKMFCSCDNSGENQPPNTTICPVCMGFPGSLPVINRQAVEWTILMGLALDGKIAEFSKFDRKNYFYPDLPKGYQISQYDFPFVQNGYLIIPDLNKKIRINRIHLEEDAAKLQHSQNKKYSLVDFNRSSTPLMEVVTEPDFRTSQEAKNFLQELRLIARYQEISDADMEKGHLRCDANISLMPLKELDGINDFDAKKFLDKLYPKTEIKNLNSFKAVEKALEYEIRRQTKLWEQKNPPKEQTTRGWDENKEITVEQRTKEEAHDYRYFPEPDLPPLYIKEKKDDTNDSSKIILEQIRLQLKELPQQKRIRFMEEYGFTLDEVKILTENCALSYYTEQVISELREWFFSFDKIQEKQREKVWQENKEKLHKLAASWLINRLAKYLSNTKIKIPICLSKNDLEFWKKQSLKISPENFAELLCLIYKNKINQINAQKVLEKMFKTGADPSDIMREQGLEQVSDEIELENLVKKVIENNLEIVKEYKNGKESVLQFLIGQAMKESKGKANPQIIMEILKKIIIL
- a CDS encoding leucine--tRNA ligase, which produces MYSHQKIEKKWQEIWEKNQSHKTKSASKKKKFFCLDMFPYPSGEGLHVGHLRGYSYSDAIARKKKMEGYNVLHPMGWDAFGLPAENFALKHGVHPIESTKKNIANIKKQLEASGFMYDWTREINSSSLEYYQWTQWLFLQLYKNGLAYRKEAPVNFCPSCEASLANEEVVDGKCERCGTLTIKKNLKQWFFKITKYADQLVDDLKVLDWPEKVKTMQKNWIGRSFGTEFFMEILHGEKGVMESENIDKFTQQRLKINLNETVKIKVYTTRIDTIFGITYVVLAPEHPLVPYLTTQEYKDDIEKYVEKTRDASEIERTSQEKEKTGVFTGSYATNPVNGAKVPIWIADYVLFEYGTGAIMAVPAHDERDFIFAKKYDLEIIEVIKSEDKQSSIENCAFIDDGILISSGEFDQLSSVVAREKITQWLENQGLGFGTKKYKIRDWLISRQRYWGAPIPIIYCNQCGEIPVLEENLPIKLPENIQNFSPTADGRSPLASVKEFIETKCPYCGGYAERETDTISQWVCSSWYFTRYADSKNSKEIFNKKKVNHWLPVDLYIGGVEHAILHLLYARFFTKVMRDLKLIEFSEPFIHLFNQGMIYYKGKKMSKSKGNVVNPDEFFEKYGADTMRVYELFMGPAEQDVEWNDQGVIGANRFLQKVWKIVENSVNTNPCGCLENKTIEQCKNLKVLERLTHQTIKKVTEDIEAFKFNTVISCLMEYTNSIFNNKFKVQKEYVEILLKLLAPIAPHICEELWHKLHPELFEKESIFDQKWPKYDADLIINEKFELVVQINSKVRCSIEVEKNISEAEAKELALKNEKTKKWISEESKIKKIIFVPGKLINIVI